Part of the Mya arenaria isolate MELC-2E11 chromosome 8, ASM2691426v1 genome, ATTCCTGTACGATGTGAACggtttcatttatattcagaATCTTGTTCTGATCGAAATGTTCACCAGCATCTTGTATTATATTTCGGCCAACAGAAAGAAAGGGTATCAATGGTTTCCGAACTGTATAACACAGACTTGCTTCAGTTACTGGCATGCCGTCTTGAATATGGTACAGATTAATTGTTTTCACGTTCTGGCAAAATAACAAAAGATTTCCTGCAGTTTTCATGAACATGCTTAACAACTCTTTGACTTCAGCATTGTTATAGACTTTTTTAGATATTTCACTGACATCGGCTTGTTTTGCAGTTCGTAAAGGTAATCTGAAAAGAGATTTATTGAAGTTCTGTAGGGACTCACTAAGCAGATTGCATCCGAAAATCCCTTCGTAAGGCTTAAACTGGTCTTCGTGCCGCTTTATAAGCATTTGTTTAGACAATGGAATTCTAATTCCACTCCTAAGTTTAGCGTCTACTCCTTGAAGGTATGTTCCGTGTGGATCAAACATTACCAAATAACCACCAGATATAAAGCTAGGAACATCTGTTAAATTGtacactgaacaaaatcctAAGCCAAATTTTCCTATCGTTTTCTTGGACTTCTTTGTAGCTCCATGCAATTTAGTTATATTCTTTAAGTCATCTTTGGTAAACACGGCATCATTGTACACCCATAGTGCTGGACCTTGGCATTCTTCAAGTTGCTTACTCAATAGACGTTCTTTTGCATCATTATTCTTCCTTTCGTCATATAGAAATGATACTTGAGTGGCATGAGCATCGTCAGCATTTTGTATTAATTCCTTTGGAACAGAAAGGCCGTCAGTGTAGCTATcgattaaaatgttatttaaccTAGTAGTTAGCTGTTCATTTTGTCCCCATTCCTCTATCTCGACATCTTCGGCACCCAATAAACAGCTTCGTGTGACCGATTTCACGCCCAATTTAAATAACGTTTGGTGGTTCAGAGATGGATGAACATACTTAAATTGGGCATCTTCATCACTTGCTTCCATGTACATTTCGGGTTCGTCATCGTACACACAAGCTGTAAGTTCTGCAAATTCAATTCGATTTTCAGTCGAGTCAACCATTATGATGACATTTGCCTGTAACCATTCCTCGTCAATATTTTCGTTTGCCAAACGATCTAAAACCGAAGAAACACGAGTTCTGTCAAAACCTTCATCACCTGTTATATGTCCTTGTAAATAGTTTTCTCTAATGTCATGCAAAAAACGTGCCAGCACAGTTTTATCTTCAGTTAAATTACAACCAATTTCCAGAAACAGGTCCCTCATGTGTCCAAATTCAAGGggaatgaatttaaaatatggTGAGAGGTTGATACTTATTACTCCTTCTCGTTTAATTATAGCCCTATCCGGGGTGCAAAAACCCTCCTCTGTCCATACCAGTGCATTCTGCACAAACGTTTGTCTCCTGTCGATCGTCTCTCTCAGTCTCTGATGTAAATATTGGAATGATTCAGCAACCATCAAACGAAGTGTTTGCTCATACTTTCTGTTCGAAATGACCGTTTTAACTCTCTTCAGGTTTTCTAGGACATCATCAACAGACGGCTCTTCGTGCCATTGGTAGAAAGTAGACAGAGGAACGCAGCGTGATTCTATTACAGGTCGAACAAGACAAATAAGTTTCCATTGttgcattattttcaaactgGATGGCATACACAAGGAAACTGATTGTTTACATAGTTCTCCTGCACCATCGAACATTTCTTTGTAGCTTGTGAAACACTGTAGATTCCGGAACGCCTCACCAAGAGTTACACTTGATCGTAATAACATTTGAAGGATTTCAGGATTTGTTTCTATGTATTCTTGAAACGCTTTTGCTTTGTCAACAATATATTCTAGGTGGTCTTTGTTTGTGCTCCAGTTGTGTAATGTAGTGGCCACGCTATATATGTCATCTACACTAATTTTGTCATAGCTTTTCAAACCTATCATCTTTAGCTCGGTGCGATACTTCGTTAACACTTGCCTGTTTTCATACAATGTGTCTTGTCCAACGAAGAGTCGTTCGATATCCCTATCCAATGAATCAAATAAGTCAGAAGCTTTGACGCGTACGCTCCCTTTCAAAAGAAACGGTATTTTCGCTGCCAACTTTAAGAGACGAGAATTGCTCtggaaccatccaattttaGAAAGGAAGAACTCCATAATAATTCTGTTTTCTTCAGTATATCCTTGCACAGACAGTTTCATTAATTTCTCTTCAAGAAGTTGCTCAAGAGTGAGTTCCGTCATCCGTAATGTTTGGAGAAATCGTCTATGCTGGTCCCCGGCCAGTACACACGGGAAAGGTAACGTCACATTGATTGTAACTTTTTTTAGAACCAGTAATTCGACAAATTTGTTGACTGCCCTCAAGTCGCCGaatgtcttttttgttttactacCGTGCACAACAGGAAATATGTTCAACGATGTTATGAACTTTTTTCCATTTTCGTTTAATGTCGAACTTTGTGTAAGAAAATAGAATAAATTTTCTTTGTCTGCATCATTTGAGAGTATGTTGAAATTGGCTATGTAATTCTCTTGATTGCCAGAATCCGCAATTTCATTCAATATCTGTACGAGATTTTCTAAGTACGGTGGATTTAAAAAATGTCCCGCATATTGATGCACAAACGATGGCACATCTGGTAAAACGGTAATGCCAAGAAGCTCCAAAGGACGAACAAGCTCTTTTGAAATCGTAGTGCCACGGCATGCACCGAGGACCAAGAATGGGGTGCTTAAAGGAATCAACTTGACTCTGTACTTGTTGAGAAAGCTTCCACTTTGCAGATACGGCACCAGCGACAAGGAATCGAAGTTTTCAATGTATCTTCCAATGACTCCCCAAACGTTTTCAAGCCACTGGACATTTATCGGTGAACTGTCGCTAACTGTGTCGGTCCAATCAAGGTATCTCGACATCGTTTCTTGAAGTAATGTTTTAATTGCAGTATCTGTGATTTCCGTGAGTTGAAACATCCcttcaatacaatttttttcaGATTGTTTACATGCTGAAATTTCCCACATATCCAGACTTCAATATTTGCTATCAACTATAAGAAGGGAAACAGTCAAAATCGCATGTACTagttattgtaaattatgtttttgcattgcTTATTTACACTCAACATATAGTTTTCATCCCAGTTAATGGTTGATACAGTTTTAAGGACGAAGGTATTTAAATCTGTATTGTTGAAAACAATTGCAGATGGAACTAGAGAGTTTTTAGGAAGTTTGAAAGTGGTTGACGGAAACACGCTTAAACACGCTTTGGTGATCTCCAAATTATTGTGTTGTCCGTTATAAAAATGTCTACAAAGCTTTGTTGTATTAAACAGGAAGAGTTGTGCCAGGTAGTTAATCTAACAAAACCCCGACATTTGCAAGACTTTATTGATTCGCATGGACATAATAAGTCAATATAATTAGTTTTCATCTTTCGTACTATAATTTGGACTTAGCGGGAGAACAAcaggaaaatatgaattaacaATCCTTAGATTCAATCTTTTCTACGTACCTGATTTGTAAACGGTCTCCCTTGCATCTGGAGCAAGAAACCTGTTTGCCAGCAACGGAAACAGGGATATGATCTTTTCATCGCAAATGTAGATCGGCTCTCCCCACTGTTGAAACGCAGCCCAATCATGCGACGCAAGCAGTATCAGGTGCAAATTTTCAAGCTTTGTGACATCAGCATCGGAGATAAGGTATTTGAGAATATTCAATTTCGCCTTGTCGTCCAAATCAAAGTACTTCATATTTTGTCTCATGTATCTAGCCAACAGTAAAGGTGTCACGTCCGTTACTTGTCCAGGAAATAATTGCTTGAATGTAGAAACAGTTTCATCTGGCACTTCAACAAGATACTGACCCATGTATTGTAAACATTTCTTCACCGAAGAACGAACGTGGTCAAGATGTCTTGGTAAATTATCAAACGAGGCAAATATACTCTGCTGCAATGGAATCCAAGCGTTTAAATGTCTGCAGAAGAAGATCTTCTCAGACTTGACCAAGCTTAAAGCATTGAGCATGAACTCTCTCCACTTGTCTAAGACATTGGCAACATCAGGAATGAGTCtattaatattcattatatCCTCATTTGTGTTTCCATTTCGCTGTGCGCTTTGTACCAGATAGAGATATATAGCTTTGAACGCCTTTGGCAATGCCTCAGTCACCATATATTGattccataaaacatttttgtcatatattttctgCATCTTCTGTTCATCTGTTACCCATTTCAGATGGTGTCTGTTTTGGCTTAGCGCAAAGAATCCGTTCACATGAAAAGGTAAACCGGTAAGCTTTGATCCTTCTTTCGGTAAAGGCATGAAGCAATATATATGTCCCTCAAACTGTTGACGAGACTGATCTAAAGAAACCGCAATGGAAACACAAGGACTCATGCATATGTCTTTGTCATTGATTAATGTCAGAAATTGTCCAGAGGCAGAGGTGCCAACAAAGTAGTTTAACACAGCCCAATGGTAATCTGTAACCTGTCCATCTTTTGTAACTTCTATGAAGTAATCTGTCATACTTGTGACATCACTATTGTTTGTGTCCATGTTGGCAATAAACTCTTCCCTTGAATGTTGAACATGGTGCTCAGCATCTTTGATGCGAACATGAAAACTAGCCCGTTTTCGATTTTGTTCATGCGTACCGAATGTTGATGTACGTTGATAGCATTCTTTCGCTGTAAAAACTGTCAGCGATTCAAGATTTCTTAAGAAAATGAGGATGCTAGGTGCCTCAGACTTCAAGCCATCCAAAAGATCAAGAATCTTCCGTTCGTCGTATAATGTATCAGACAAAGGGGACGCTCTTTCCCTTAAAGGAAACCAGAACAACGTTCCGTTGTAATGTCCATCACTAATCATACGCTGATCTACGCCAAAATATCCACCAAGGCAATTGTAAAAATGGTTCATGTCAAGTCCCTCCGTGGGATCGTGCAAGAAGGGTATATCAAAGAGGGCAGTTACTCTGTCAATCCGTTGTTGCGGATCAATCAACAGCATTTTATGTCCGCTGATAATACAAGGATAGTCTGTAAAGAAAAGACAGTACATTGCCACATACCCTTGCATTGCCGTAAACATGGTATCTTCTTTTTTTAGGGGGAAATTGTGTAAACACAggcattgttataaaacttgAATGGGGCTGTTGAAGCAATACTATTCATGAAAATCGACCAATTGAATGGTAAACCAGGGTCACATTCACTGAGATTATGAACAATGGTAAATCCTGATATTTTAGACAaaaatagatagatagatagatgtaGCAATATATAAACTCGAGGGCAAAAGAAACgcatcatttatatattgtaagaAAACCAATATGCCACAAAACAATCGTGGAAATCGAAAGATATCCCCATAACATTTCCATGTATAAATATACAAgtgatttttttgcaatttttaacCCCTTCATTGGTTATTCGTGCACGTGCACATCGGGGTTCGTGTCCGTGAGAATCGAAAAATCCTCAtagaaaattgtgttttatgaaCGATTTACAGTCGATTAcactacataattataaaaagcGAAATTAAAAATGCGAcgtttaaaatttgaaatccTTATAGGATTTTAGGCCAAATCGATGCTGGTGTTTCCCAGTCTATTGTCGCAACTCGGTTAAGGGTGAGTAGATCGACTATTGTGCGTCTTGTGAGACGATTTAGGGATACAAGGATAGTAAATGAACGACCTCGCTCAGGTGCACCTTGGGTAACCACTCCCCGTATACATACAACGTCGTTTGCGCGAACGCTTTTTGAATTGCTTTCATGTGCTTTTGACCCAATCTTTCGGAACGTCATCGAAGAGCAAGGTGTCACTGGGCTCAGAATCATCTTCGAAGGCGTGTTTGGAACAATTTTGTGTTCAGTGATGAATCACGCTTTAACTTGTTCCACACTGATGGCCGAGCGCGAGTGTATTGTCGACGAGGGGAACGATTCAACAGGAACGTCATTCTAAAAACTGATCGATACGGAGAGGGGAGTGTTAAGGTGTGGGGTGCCATAAACCATATTTAATACTCTAGAATGGCCCTCAAAGTCACCGGATCTAGACCCTATTGAACATGTGTGGGATGAATTAGGACGTCGTTTTCGACGACGTCTCCCAGCCCCAAGGACCCGTTATGAGTTGACAACGCATTGAGAGAGGAATCGGCTCTTATTCCGCGGCAAGTGGTGCGATGTTTGTGTCGATCAATGCCGTCCAGAGTAAGAGAATGTCTCCAACGTGGGGGTGGGCATACTCATTATTAAAGCTCATGAGAAAACTTTACCCCTCTTCCGTTCCGACGTCTTTTATCAACCAACGTTGCTTTTTTACcaaatcaaataaattgtatatgcGCTTTTTGATAGTTTTCGCTCCTAtgaaattgttattgttaaaatatatatcttacaaagttttatttttcacttCATACAAAGGTGTGGTGTTTCTTTTGTCCTGgagtttataaaaaatagactTTTCCTCGAGTTTAAACGACGAACTAAGTTAGTGGATACTGAACCTTGACTATTACAACGACACGCCCTATCACAGCAAACAGAAGTGTGAAGTTATTCTTAATTCCCAAAAGCAATCAACAGATAGAACAAATATGGAAGGACACTATGATTGACGGTGAAGCAACACAAGTGTGAGGTTTATAATATTCTTAAATCCCAACCGAAATTAACAGATATAACAAATCTGAAAGGACACAGCGAACAAATCATTTCAAAAGATGGCCAGTAAGCTACCTGTAATGTGAAACACAGACTTGAATCCGAGCCCGAATCTACCGACTTTAGATTTGTCCTCCTCTTTTATGCTGCTGTATATCATCGTAATGCCCTCCCAGTCCTGTTCCGTGAACACTGCATCGTTATACACGCAAAGTGCGGGAGCCTGAAATGTAAACAGCCAACGCTATACACTTAAATACACAAAGCCAAAGTAATGTAAATTACTATATCCTTTGGTATACGCCGACAGAGTGGATGTCATACAATGAGCCAATGCTGTGGCTATAAACCACCATAGTATATGATCGGTATATCAGGCCATAAACAAGGAGCATTTTTCTCATGATTAACAGGCCAAGATCGGGATTCTGACCTTAGAACAGTTAACTATTAAGtaaattattatatacccaacatattaacacctcaacttccattccttaaataaactgctTTTCGGccattgcgttcatcaatcgatgaacgcaacatcttcggatatgttcggatcgtaattcattgcataacaatatacatgaaagctactGATCTTgctattggttgtattgtgtctgcaggtcccgtaaaatatagatcaacatttttaaaattgttagtttattatattttaaatatattggtaccagaagtgtttcaattttacgttttaaagtgatttcaagtggttgatcttttcccgcgttatttgaaaaaaatggttccggttatagtcgggtcgttctatttacagaatgggtaagaacggattactaaaaggttttcttaaatgaaatgaagtattttttaaacaattcttgaatgaaatagtgatctatttgtgtaaatataaggaatgaattgcggggttgatgtcattatcggggatatgaacgcaattgggttggtcaaagtccttcggactccacacacattgaccaacccaattgcgttcataccccgataatgacatcaaccccgcaattcattccttaaataaatccacacgcaatacatattgATAAATACGTTAGTCCGTATTACACTCCtgggcccaatttctcgaaacttcttaagtctcttatagcAGTATCTAAGCtcgctatttttgtttttcaataatttgcgtaatatttacttctttaaaaactttaatattttggaTAGGAATTAAATTTATGCTTATCACAATCAACCATTTTCCTGTCATAAaagttcaatttaagtatgtattttagctaattgaaattagctacttaagcctgttaagcttaagaagtttcgaaaaatCGGGGCCAGAGCATTACGGCCTTATttcactcttgtgacgtcacgtcatagcaagtatcgttgcgcgatgttaaaatgacgtcataaaacaaaatagtgcgtcgttaaaatgacatttattatgaaaatatgtggcttttaagtgatttaaatagtatataataaagggttattagtacttcGTTTTGATCCAGAATGTCTTATTCGTCTCTCGTGGAATTttgcctcgtgaaatccgaatctgcaaaaattcactcgagtcgaatacaagctcccggatcaaaacgcagtactaacaagagatgtttgtcaaacattatgcccccccccgaGCGCCATGTTTTCAGGGTTATATgggcaattgaatgaaatatgcatggtcCGAACtcacagctgatttgtcactgacattggatgccgttgaggcagtttcaAGATTATGATCATTGAAAGTGTGAGGATAtggtgtgttatgaccatgacctttgactctatgacctcaaaatccatcagctggtcaccaaaaatctaaatgtcaattttgagggccatgggtgcaggcattgacaagttatcacacagacaagcttttttcgttcaatgtcactgtgaccttgacctttgacctgatgacctctAAAATCATatggggtcatctacaggtcagacgcatgtcaagttcgagggccataggtgcaggcattgtcgagttgtcactcgaaacattttcgcattcagggtcactgtgaacttgacgtTTGACCCGaagactcctaaaatcaataagggtcatctactggttaggtccaacttccatgtcaagtttgatgatcatagtttcaggcattgttgagatatcactgggagaagatttctTAAcctttttgcgttaaaggttactgtgaccttgaccttggcccgatgaccccaaactaattaggggtcatctactggtcaggcccaaccttcatgtcaagtttgatgaccataggtccaggaattgttgagcttgctttcaaggtcattgtgaccttgaactgaccctttaaatcaataggggtcatctactggtcaggcccaacctccaagtcaagtttgagggccatgggtgcaggcattgttgagttatcacacggacaaccttttatcatacaaggtcactgtgaccttgacctttggcccaatgacctcTAAAATCAATTGTGGTTATCTACTGgacaggcccaacctccaagtcaaatatgagggccatgggtgcaggcattgtcgagttatcacacggacaaccttttaccattcaaggtcactgtgaccttgacctttggcctgatgacccccaaaaataataggggtcatctactggtcaggcccaacctccaagtcatgTTTGAGGTCAatgggtgcagacattgtcgagttatcacacggacaaccttttaccattcaaggtcacagtgaccttgaccttgacctttggcctaatgaccccaaaaaccataggggtcatctactggtcaggcccatccTCCAAATCAAGTATgctgcaggcattgttgagttatcacacggacaacctttttaCCATTGAAGGTCGcttttaccttgacctttggcccgatgaccaccaataacaataggggtcatctactgatcgggcccaacctccaagtcaagtatgagggccatgaaagcaggcattgtcgagttatcacacggacaaccttttactattcaaggtcactgtgaccttgacctttggcccgatgaccccaaaaacaaaaggagttatctactgggcaggcccagactgcaagtcaagtatgagggccatggttgcaggcattgtcgagttatcacacggacaaccttttaccattcaaggtcactgtgaccttgacctttggcccgatgacccccaaaaacaataggggtcatctactggtcaggcccaacttccttATCAAGTCTGTTGGTCATAGGTCTAGACATTGTTGAGtgatcacttggacaagctttaaaatcattttaccattaaaggtcactgtgaccttgacctttgacctgatgagccctaaaatcaataggggtcatctactagtcaggcccaaccttcatgtcaagtttaatgatcataagtccaggaattgttgagttatcactcggacaagctttggtctaccgacggaccgaccgaccgacatgtgcaaagcaatatacccctctttttcgaaagggggcataataacacTAATGTATCATATCGTTACAAACGCATACCGGGGTTTATCACTGTATAGAGCGCAAGATGATTCACTGTAAATTCACTTCGTTGTACACATATCAAAATGTAGTATACATATCCTTTTGTTATAAAAGAATTGAGTGGTTACggttatattatacatttttcttcgTTATATACGTACAGTGGAATTGATACCCACACAAAGAGTACctacaataaacaaacacaatcgCTTATGATATACGACAAAGCGGTACATGCAATGcacacatttaattgtaatatgcACAGAGCGGGGCCCGTGAAATACAGATTTCATTGTTAGACACACACAACTCGAAACTTgtaattttcaaatttcatcGAAATTCGAGTACAAAGCGGGACCGGTTCAACTTCTATCGTTAAACACGATCAGCGATCACCTGCAGCGTACATATTTCTTCGTTATACACAAACAAAGACCTGTAATTTGTAATTATCGCCAAACGCTCTCAGAGCGGGTGCATGCAATCAACAAATCTATTGTTTACAGTTTGTTAACGCAAAGAGCGGAGATTTGTAGCgtacatatttattgttatgcAAGAGCACAAGGAATTGAGTTATAATGTACATATTCCTTCGTTATACAAGCATTGGCTGGGACTTCCAATATACATATTCTATGCCTATATTCACACAAGGAGGTTGTCTGTAATGTACAGATTCATGGCAATATACGCACGGGACTGGAACCTGcattctatatacatgtatgacatCGCTTTATACGCACATACTGGATGCCGTTATGTACAGATTGAGTTTTGTGAAATGGAACTACCATATTTAAACAATCCTCTGCTGAACATaatcctgctaattgcactgatgtcacagtaggggccagtttcctgtttatttgtttgttggttCAGTGTCATTTAGGGCCCATTTCTAAAAAaactccaaaactgcacagcatgatattcagatcggagatctgataagacactGACATATAGACATTTAGATTAAGATCAAAACACTgtgtacaatattatttttttttggaggtgggggggtcacttatagaaggattaaactaggcaaTTAAGCATAAGCAATGTGTCCGTAAATGACAAAGTACTCTAGAATAC contains:
- the LOC128243143 gene encoding sacsin-like encodes the protein MACGGRGDAVRMRQPQFSAMRQPPLIRQLRGILAEYPDGGQILKELIQNAEDAGARDVSILLDAGRTNRDVGDMAPVYTKFFQAPALCVYNDAVFTEQDWEGITMIYSSIKEEDKSKVGRFGLGFKSVFHITDYPCIISGHKMLLIDPQQRIDRVTALFDIPFLHDPTEGLDMNHFYNCLGGYFGVDQRMISDGHYNGTLFWFPLRERASPLSDTLYDERKILDLLDGLKSEAPSILIFLRNLESLTVFTAKECYQRTSTFGTHEQNRKRASFHVRIKDAEHHVQHSREEFIANMDTNNSDVTSMTDYFIEVTKDGQVTDYHWAVLNYFVGTSASGQFLTLINDKDICMSPCVSIAVSLDQSRQQFEGHIYCFMPLPKEGSKLTGLPFHVNGFFALSQNRHHLKWVTDEQKMQKIYDKNVLWNQYMVTEALPKAFKAIYLYLVQSAQRNGNTNEDIMNINRLIPDVANVLDKWREFMLNALSLVKSEKIFFCRHLNAWIPLQQSIFASFDNLPRHLDHVRSSVKKCLQYMGQYLVEVPDETVSTFKQLFPGQVTDVTPLLLARYMRQNMKYFDLDDKAKLNILKYLISDADVTKLENLHLILLASHDWAAFQQWGEPIYICDEKIISLFPLLANRFLAPDARETVYKSGT